Proteins encoded in a region of the Quercus lobata isolate SW786 chromosome 8, ValleyOak3.0 Primary Assembly, whole genome shotgun sequence genome:
- the LOC115958410 gene encoding pentatricopeptide repeat-containing protein At2g20710, mitochondrial-like produces the protein MRLRCLNNIIPTLPQNSPSPLTLASFFSTKTLAPPSSSSSSSSSSSLYDRIQIIRDPKVSVVPVLEQWVNEGRPVQKQHLRSLVRLMKDFKRFNHALEISQWMTDRRYFTLSPIDVAVRLELIHRVRGLEHAENYFNNISSNLKSVNAYGALLSGYVREKSVEKAESIMQKMKEMEMAVSSFPYNMMINLYTQTGEYDKIDMLMQEMERKGIPQDKYTMLNRMAAYIAASDISGMERILKRIEEDRHFSVNWKVCSMAASGYLKVGMIEKALAMLKKMEGNIPLQGRKSAFDFLLTLYTNTGHKEELYRVWNTYKPSTKQIDGSYACMISSLAKLDDLEGAERIFEEWEAQCTVYDFRVLNSLLSAYCRKGLFNKAESVLKKNMEARTPYASTWNVLALGYMEHENMPKAIEMLKKALLVGRQGWRPNPIILSACLNYLEEQGDVEGMEEFLRLLKNLVPLSREMNHRLLRTCVGSGKSVSKVLSQMKLDGFTTDDETQKILEIKPSL, from the exons ATGAGGCTTCGCTGCCTGAACAATATCATTCCCACTCTGCCTCAGAACTCTCCAAGTCCTTTAACTTTAGCTTCATTTTTCTCCACTAAAACCTTAGCCCCAccttcctcctcctcttcttcttcttcttccagtTCTCTCTACGATCGCATCCAAATCATTCGAGATCCCAAAGTCTCGGTAGTTCCAGTGCTGGAACAATGGGTCAATGAAGGACGACCCGTTCAAAAACAACACCTCCGATCACTGGTGCGACTCATGAAAGACTTTAAGCGCTTCAATCACGCTCTCGAG ATATCTCAGTGGATGACTGATCGTAGGTATTTCACATTATCACCAATAGATGTTGCTGTTAGATTGGAATTAATTCACAGAGTTCGTGGACTAGAGCATGCAGAAAATTACTTTAATAATATTTCAAGTAATCTAAAATCGGTCAATGCGTATGGTGCTCTTCTCAGTGGCTATGTTCGAGAGAAATCTGTTGAGAAAGCCGAATCCATTAtgcaaaaaatgaaagagatggAGATGGCAGTCTCATCCTTTCCTTACAACATGATGATTAACCTTTACACTCAAACTGGAGAATATGATAAAATTGACATGTTGATGCAAGAGATGGAAAGGAAGGGAATACCTCAAGATAAGTATACCATGCTAAACCGAATGGCTGCTTACATTGCAGCATCTGACATTTCTGGAATGGAAAGGATTTTGAAGAGGATAGAGGAGGATAGGCACTTTTCTGTTAACTGGAAAGTGTGTTCCATGGCAGCAAGTGGATATCTGAAAGTTGGGATGATTGAAAAGGCTCTTGCAATGCTGAAGAAAATGGAGGGAAATATTCCCCTTCAGGGAAGGAAATCGGCCTTTGACTTTCTTCTTACGCTCTATACAAACACTGGCCATAAGGAGGAGCTTTACAGAGTGTGGAATACGTACAAgccatcaaccaaacaaatagaTGGATCATATGCCTGCATGATTTCATCTCTTGCAAAGCTGGATGATTTGGAGGGGGCTGAGAGGATTTTTGAGGAGTGGGAAGCCCAATGCACTGTGTATGACTTTCGGGTGTTGAATAGCCTTCTTTCAGCTTACTGCAGAAAGGGTCTCTTCAATAAGGCAGAATCagttttaaaaaagaatatggAAGCAAGAACACCTTATGCTAGTACCTGGAATGTGTTAGCTTTGGGGTATATGGAGCATGAGAATATGCCCAAGGCAATTGAGATGTTGAAGAAGGCACTATTGGTTGGAAGACAAGGTTGGAGACCAAATCCCATCATTTTGTCTGCCTGTCTCAATTACTTAGAAGAGCAAGGTGATGTTGAAGGAATGGAGGAATTCTTGAGATTATTAAAGAACTTGGTTCCTTTGAGCAGGGAGATGAATCACAGATTGCTGAGGACTTGTGTTGGGAGTGGGAAATCAGTTTCCAAGGTTCTTAGTCAGATGAAATTGGATGGTTTTACTACTGATGATGAAACACAGAAGATCCTTGAAATAAAACCAAGTTTATAG
- the LOC115954766 gene encoding pentatricopeptide repeat-containing protein At2g20710, mitochondrial-like: MKLLSSNPWRVYGISRVLGVFFYSTRTLARPSPPIDSLYSRVSRAGDPKVSIIRVIDQWLEEGRQVQQSDILMMIKQLRKFRRYSQALQIFEWVSDQRHHDLSPGEIAIRLDLISKVHGLEEAEKYFDSIPNTLRVYQVYGALLNCYAENKSLDKAEATMQKMRELGFLNTSLSFNVMLNLYSRMGKTEKLHILTQEMEEKGIDWDMFTFNIRLNAYVAMSDIKEMERLLTKMEADPLITIDWNSYVVAANGYLKAGLHEKTLEMLKKAEQLVSNKTRKIAYEIFLTQYTAIQNKDGLYHIWNLYKNMGRFYNSGYLCMISSLLKLDDIDGAEKILEEWESENTFFDSRIPHLLISAYCKKGLLEKAEAYMNRLIECGKETESTKWGRLATGYHVHGQTEKAVETMKKAILASQPGWMPNRFTLAACLEYLKGNGEVEVAEEILRLLREHVHFSTGIYERLLNYIHSENTDSRAFDHMKADARTEGDDQDQEGEIQGGNGSQA, from the exons ATGAAGCTTCTTAGCTCAAATCCATGGCGTGTCTATGGCATTTCAAGGGTTTTGGGTGTGTTCTTCTACTCCACAAGAACCCTAGCAAGACCTTCACCCCCAATCGACTCTCTGTACAGTCGGGTATCGCGGGCCGGAGACCCTAAGGTTTCGATCATTCGAGTCATCGACCAATGGCTCGAAGAAGGACGACAAGTCCAACAATCTGATATTTTAATGATGATCAAACAGCTTCGCAAATTCCGTCGCTACTCACAAGCTCTTCAG ATATTCGAATGGGTCAGTGACCAAAGGCACCATGACCTGTCTCCTGGAGAAATTGCAATTCGACTAGATTTGATCTCAAAAGTTCATGGCCTAGAAGAAGCAGAGAAGTATTTTGATAGCATCCCAAACACTTTAAGAGTCTATCAGGTATATGGTGCTCTTTTAAATTGCTATGCAGAAAATAAATCTTTGGATAAAGCAGAGGCCACCATGCAGAAAATGAGGGAGCTAGGTTTTCTGAACACATCTCTGTCTTTTAACGTTATGTTAAACCTCTATTCTCGGATGGGTAAAACTGAGAAACTACACATTCTAACGCAAGAGATGGAAGAGAAGGGCATTGATTGGGATATGTTTACATTTAATATCAGGTTAAATGCTTATGTAGCCATGTCTGACATCAAGGAAATGGAGAGGCTTCTAACAAAGATGGAAGCTGATCCTCTAATCACCATCGATTGGAATTCTTATGTTGTTGCAGCAAATGGCTACTTGAAAGCCGGCCTACATGAAAAGACTTTGGAGATGCTGAAGAAAGCGGAGCAACTCGTTAGCAATAAAACAAGGAAGATTGCTTATGAAATCTTCCTTACTCAATACACTGCTATTCAAAATAAAGACGGGCTTTACCATATTTGGAATTTGTACAAAAATATGGGGAGATTCTACAACTCTGGCTATCTTTGTATGATCAGCTCATTACTGAAGCTAGATGACATTGATGGTGCTGAGAAGATCTTGGAAGAGTGGGAATCTGAGAATACATTCTTTGACTCTCGGATTCCACATCTGCTGATCTCTGCTTATTGCAAGAAGGGTCTTCTTGAAAAGGCTGAAGCATATATGAACAGGCTTATAGAGTGTGGGAAGGAGACAGAATCAACCAAATGGGGTCGACTTGCAACTGGATATCATGTACATGGTCAGACGGAAAAGGCAGTGGAAACAATGAAGAAAGCAATCTTGGCAAGTCAGCCAGGATGGATGCCCAACCGTTTTACTTTGGCTGCATGTCTTGAATACTTGAAAGGGAATGGGGAGGTGGAAGTGGCAGAGGAGATCTTGAGGTTACTTAGAGAACATGTTCATTTCTCAACTGGAATTTATGAAAGATTACTAAATTATATTCACAGTGAAAATACGGATTCCAGAGCCTTTGATCATATGAAAGCAGATGCTCGGACGGAAGGGGATGATCAAGATCAGGAGGGTGAGATTCAAGGGGGTAATGGATCCCAAGCCTGA